The nucleotide sequence CGGACGGCTCCCTGCTCGCCCTCTACCGCAGCCGACGCGCCGACGCCGTCCACCGGTCCGTGTCGCTGGACGACGGCGACACCTGGAGTGAGCCGGAGCCGCTCGGGCTGCCGAACAACAACTCCTCGATCCAGTACGTCCCGTTGGCCGACGGCCGCCTGGCTCTCGTCTACAACCACAGCAGCGCCGCCGACGCGACCGCACGCCGCGCCTCCCTCTACGACGAGATCGACGACACGGGCAAACTCGCCGACCACAAGGCCCCGGGCGGCTCGGCGACCACGGCGGTACGGGAGGCTCCCTCGACCGCGTTCTGGGGTGCCCCCCGCGCGCCACTCAGCCTCGCCCTCTCCTCCGACGGCGGCCTGACCTGGCCGCTGCGCGCCGACCTCGTGACCGGCGACGGCCACTGCCTCACCAACAACTCCCGCGACGGCCTCAACCGCGAACTGTCCTATCCCTCGATAGCGCAGACACCGGACGGCGCCCTCCACATCGCCTACACACACCACCGAAAGGTCATCCGCCACATCAGGCTCGCCCCGCAGAGCACGAGGTGAGTGACCGCTCGGGCCGGTCGAGCCTCGATGCCCGAGTGGGGTGGAGGCCGGGACGGGATGCGGCTCGCGCCTGTCCGAGTTCAAAACGCCCGATGTCCGCCGGCGTTGATCGAGCCGGTCCTGGCGGCCCGACCCTCGGAGCACAGCGGCCGGGCCGCACGGCATGCCGCTGGGCCTGGATGGGGTGACGGTCGCCTTCGGGAAGCCCGGCACGGTCAGTATCCCAGCCACTTCGGTCGACACCAGCGGCAACGCGATCACCCAGACGCTCCGGAACGCGTACCGCACCAATGCGCTGCGCCGTTTTCCGCGCCGGGCGGCGGGGAGGCCGGACACCTCATGGTCGACGAAGCACACTTCGTGAAGAACCTGTAGGCCGAGCGGCCCCAGACGGTCGCCCTGTGGGCGGAGCGTTGCGGGCACCCTTTTGGAGGCCTTCGAGAGCACCCTTGCGCGAGTCACCCGCGCCGACCGTGTCGACGACCTGCGTGGTCACCGCGGGCACGCGCAGCCGTTCGCCGTCGAGTGAGGCCATGGCGCCGTCGCCGCCGAGGGTGATGACGACGAGTCGTACCCCCGCGGCGTGCCAGGTGTCGCACGCCTGCTCGGGCGGGGTGCCCGTCAGGAGCAGTTCCAGGTCGTCCTCGCTCAGCCGCAGGATGTCGGCGAGAACGCACCAGCGTGCCAGCCGGGCGCGGTAGACCTCGGGGCGCACCAACAGCGGTCTTACGTTGGGATCGATGCTGATGGTGGTCTGCGGGGCGGCTGCCGCCGGGAACTCCTCCACCACCGCCCCGCCGGGCTCTCGGATCAGCGCCAGCGATCCGGTGTGGAGGCAGGCCGTTTCGGACAGATCCACCCTGGCCAGTTCGCCTGGGGTCCACTGCCAGTCGGCCGTGTTCTGGGCGTGGAACGAGAACGCGGCCTGCCCCGCGGCATCCAGCTCCGCCACGGCCAGTGTGCTGGGCTCGCCGGCGGCGACGGCGTTCGACAGGTCGACGCCGGACGCCTCCAGGTGGGCCCGGAACAGACGGCCGAACACGTCGTTGGACAGACGTGCGAGGAAGCGGGCTGGTGTGCCCATCCGAGCCAGGGCCACCGCCGTATTCGCGGGTCCGCCGCCGGGCAGCACCCGCAGGGCGAGTTCGTTCGCGGCGTCTGCCGGTTGGGTGAAGGCGTCCGCGACGCACTCTCCCAGGACGGTGATCTGATGCGGGCTCATGGGTTGCTCTCCCGAGGAAGGCTCGAAGAGGTCAAATGTGAGGCCGTGCGACGTTGCCGGGGCGCAGAGGACGTCACCCTCGTCGGAGAGCACCCGCCTTGAAGGGAGCACGTCGGGGCCGGACCCGGGCGATGACCGGTCCAGCCCCTGCCCGAGAGGTGCGTGCCACCGGGCGTGACGTCGGGGAGGACGACGAGGGCGTCGGCTGGGGTGGAGGTCAGGGCAGTACGACGATCTTGCGTCCCTGGCCGGCGGCGAACTGGTCCAGTGCCTGCGGGTACTCCGACAGCGGCATCCGGTGGCTGATGAAGACCTGGGGATCGAGTACCCCGGTGGCGAAGAGTTCCGCCGCCCGCTCGTAGCTGTGCAGCACCGCCATGGAGCCGGTGATGGTGATCTCCTGGTTGTAGATGCGGTACGGGGAGATGGTGGCTGTCGTCGCGTAGTCGGAGACGCCGAACTGCAGGAACGTCCCGGCCTTGGCGACCCGTTCCAGGCCGTCCTGGATGGCGGCGGCGTTGCCCGTCGCGTCGACCACCACGTCCCAGCCGGCCGGCCGCCCCAACTCCTCGGCGGAGAGCGCCGTTCGGGAGCAGCCCAGCTTCGCGGCCGTCACCAGTCGATCCGGGTTGACGTCGACGACGTCGACCGACGAGGCGCCGGTGCGCTTGGCCAGCTCCAGCATCATCAGCCCCATCGTCCCGCTGCCGTAGATGAGCACGTGGGAGCCGAGCCTGCTGTTGAGGACGTCGTAGCCGCGTACGGCGCAGGACAGCGGCTCGATCAGGGCCGCGTCCTGGACGTCCACGTGGTCGGGCAGCCGTACGCAGTTGGCGACGGGCGCCACGGCGTACTCGGCGGCGCCACCGGCCCGGGTCACCCCGATCGCCTGCCAGCGGTCGCAGAGGTTGTTGCGCCCCACCCGGCAGTAGCGGCATTCGTTGCAGTACAGCGAGGGGTCCACGGCGACCCGGTCGCCGAGCGCGAGTTCGGTGACGTCTCTGCCGAGGCCCACGACCTCCCCGGCGAACTCGTGACCCGGCACGACCGGCAGCGTCGGTGCGAACTCGCCCTGCAGGATGTGCAGATCGGTCCCGCACAGCCCGCAGGCCGCCACATCGACCACGACCTCGCGCGGCCCGGGTGTGGGGTCGGGCACCGTGGTGACGGTGACCTTGCCGGGGGCTTCGATGACAGCGGCTTTCACTTGACTGCTCCTAGGGACAGGCCGCGGACCAGTTTGTCCTGGGCGGCGAAACCGGCGATGAGGACCGGCAGGGAGACCAGCGTGGCCGCGGCGCACAGCCGGGCCAGGAACAGGCCCTCGTTGGTGATGAAGCCGACGAGGAAGACCGGGGCGGTCGATGCCTTGGTCGCGGTGAGGTTGACGGCGAACATGAACTCGTTCCAGCTGAAGATGAAGCAGATCAGCGAGGTGGCGGCGAGTCCGGGCATGGCGACCGGTGCGACGATCCGCAGCAGCATGGTGGGCAGGTTGGCGCCGTCGACCTCGGCGGCCTCGAGGATCTCCTTGGGGACCTCGGCGAGGAAGGAGCGCATCATCCACACCGCGATCGGGAGGTTCATGGCGGTGTAGAGGATGACCAGCGTCCACACGTTGTCGAGCATTCCGGCGTCCTTGACGATCAGGTACACGGGAAGCAGGGCGGCGATGGCGGGGAGGAACTTGGTGGACAGGAAGAAGAACATCACGTCGGTCCACTTCTCGACCGGCTTGATGGACAGCGCGTAGGCCGTCGGTACCGCGAGGGCGAGCACCAGCAGGGTCGAGATGACGCTGGCCATGGCCGAGTTGAGGAGGAAGGGGGTGATGTCCCGGCTGAAGAGGAGTTCGTACTGGTCGAGGGTGAGGGCGGCGAGAGGGGTCGGCGGGTTGGTCGCCGCGTCCGCCTCCTGGTGGAAGGAGGTGAGGACCATCCACGCCACCGGTGCGAAGAACGCCAGGGTGGCGAGCCAGGCGACGAAGGTCCACGTGGGCGACAGGCGGGGCGCGCCGCCCTGGTCGTCGCGTCGGCGGAGGAGTTTCCTGAGCTTCGCCCCGGGGGCGGCTGCCGCGTGCGCGGTCATCGGGACACCTCCTCGCGGAACAGCGACGCGATCGTGCGCAGGGCGAAGGTCGCGATCACGATCGAGCCGAGGACGACGACCACTCCGGCGGCCGCGGCCTCGCCGTACTCGAATTTGCGGAACATGGTCAGGTAGATCTCGTAGGGCAGGTTGGTCGTCTGTGAGCCGGGGCCGCCCTGGGTGATGGTGTAGACCGCGTCGAAGGTCTGCACGACGTAGATCGTGCCGAGCAGGATGCCCAGTTCGAGGTACTGGCGCAGGTGCGGCAGGGTGATGTGGCGGAAGGTCGCCATGGCCGAGGCCCCGTCGACGCGGGCCGCCTCCAGGACATCGCCGGGCTGCGCCTGCAGACCGGCCAGGAGGATCAGCATCATGAACGGTGTCCACTGCCAGACCAGTGAGATCACGACGGCGGGCATGGGGTAGAAGGAGATCCAGTCGACCGTGGGGCCGTTGTCCGCTCCGAAGAACCGGTATACGGCGTTGAGGGTGCCGTTGAGCAGGCCGTAGTCGGGGTTGTAGATGGCGTGCTTCCACAGCAGTGCCGCCGCGACCGGCATCACGAGGAACGGGGCGATGAGCAGGGTGCGCGCCAGCCCGCGGCCGACGAACTTGCGGTCGAGGAGCATCGCCAGCCCGAGGCCGAGGAGCACGCTGATGAGCACCACGGAGGCGGTGAGCACGATGGTGTTGAGCACCGCCGCGCGCAGTCGCTCGTCGGTGAAGACGAACGTGAAGTTGGACAGGCCGACGAAGTGCCGCTCGCCGGGCTTGAGGATGTTCCACCGGAAGGTGGAGATGACGAGCGTGGCCACGAAGGGCAGCTGCGTGACGACGATGGTGAAGACCAGCGCCGGCAGCAGCGGGAAGCGCCGCCGCCACTTGCTGACTTCGGTGGAGGTGCGTGTGCGGCTGGGTGGTGGGGCTGTCTTGGGTGGGGCGCTGAGCGCGGTCATGATGGTTCCTCTGCCGATGACGGCCGGGGTGGGGGAAGCGGCGCCCGGCCGGGGGAAGGGGCGGCCGGGCGGTTCGGGCGGGTTACCGGTAGTTCTCGGCGACGTCCTCGGCGAGCTTCTGGCCGTCGTTCAGCGCCTTGTCCACACTGGTCTTTCCGGCGATGGCGGCGGAGATCTCCTGGGTGACCTTGGTGCCGAGGTCCTGGAACTCGGGGATGGCCACGTACTGGATGCCCACCGTCGGCCGGGGCTGGACGCCCGGGTTCGCCGGGTCGGCCGCCTCGATCGACTTCAGGGTGATGTCACCGAACGACCCGGCGGCCTTCTGGTACTCGGGGTTCTCGTAGGTGCTGGCCCGCTTGCCGGCCGGGACACGTGACCAGCCGAGCTTCTCGCCGACGAGGTTCTCGTACTTCTTGCTGGAGGCCCACAGCATGAACTGCGAGGCTGCGTCGGCGTTCTTCGTGGTCTTGGGCATGGCCCACGCCCAGCTCCACAGCCAGCCGCTGCTCTTGGTCTCGACGGTCGGGGCGTAGGCGTAACCGACCTTGCCGGCGATCTTGCTGGACTTGGCGTCCTCAAGCGATCCGGCGGCGCTGGTCGCGTCGTACCACATCGCGACCTTCTTCTGGCTCATGGCGTTGAGGCACTCCGTGAAGCCGGCCTGTGCCGCTCCCGCCTGCCCGTGCTTCCTCACCAGGTCGACGTAGAAGGTGGTGGCCTTCTTGAACTCGGGGCTGTTGACCTGGGCCTTCCAGTCCTTGGTGAACCAGGTGCCGCCGAAGGTGTTGACCACGGTCGTCAGCGACGCGCCGAGCTCGCCCCAGCCGGCAAGACCGCGCAGACAGATGCCCTTCATGCCGGGCTCGGCGCCGTCGACCTCGGCGGCGATGTCGGCGATCTGCTGCCAGGTCGGGTGCTCGGGCACGGTGATGCCCTTCGCCTTCATGACGTCCTTGTTGTACATGAGCATCGAGGACTCGCCGTAGAACGGCAGGGCGTAGAGCTTGCCGTCGGAGCCGGACAGGGACGTGACCATCGGCTTGAGCAGGTCGGCCTTGTCGAAGCTCGTGTCCTTGTCGGCGTAGGAGCCGAGCTCGTGCAGCCAGCCGTTCTTCTCCCAGATGGGCACCTCGTAGGCGCCGATGGTGGCGACGTCGTACTGGCCGGCCTGGGTGGCGATGTCCTGGGTGACCTTGTCGCGCAGCTCGTTCTCGGGAAGGATCGTGAAGTTGACCTTGATCCCGGTGTCCTTGGTGAAGGTGCTCTTCGTCAGCTTCGCGATGTCCTCCATCTGCGGGTTGCCGACCATCAGGACGTTGATGCTCTCGCCGTCGCCGCCGGAGCTCGAGGAGCCGCCCGCGCCGCTGCAGGCGACCAGCAGCGCGCTTGTGGCCGTGGCCGTGGCGAGGACGTGGATCATTCTCCGTGTACGCATGACTGACTCCAGGGTGTTCGAGGGCGTGGGGAACCAGGCCCCCAGGCCTGCGAGGGTGGCGGGGAGGGTGGGCCAGGGACGTGAGGGCGGGGACAGGGAGGGGACTGCGGCTCAGTGGGACAGGGAGGGGGAACCGCGGCTCAGGCCCGTATGACCTCGGGGCCCAGCAGTGAGTAGCGGTGTGCCTCGGAGGCGGGGAGTCCTGCGTCGGTGACGATCGCCTCGAACTCCGTGACCTCCGCGAAGCGGCAGAAGCTGGCGGCACCGAACTTCGTATGGACGCCGGAGAACACCCGGCGGCGGGCGGCCCTCATGACCTGGGCCTTGAGCTCACTGACCGCGGGGTCGGGGGTGGTGAGTCCGTACTCGCGGGAGATGCCGTTCGCACCGACGTACGCCAGGTCGATGACGAAGCCGGAGAGCATGCGCGTCGCCCAGTGGTCGACCGTGGCCAGTGTCCCGCCACGCACCCGGCCGCCGAGCAGCAACACGGTCATGTTCTCGGCGGAGGCCAGGGCACCCGCCGTGGGCAGCGAGGAGGTGACCACGGTCAGTGGCCGGTCGCGGGGGAGGGCGGCGGCGATGAGCTGCGGGGTGTAGCCCTCGTCGATGAAGACGGTTTCGGCGTCTGCGAGCAGTTCGACCGCGGCGTTCGCGATCCGGGACTTCTCGGGGACGTGCATAGTGGTGCGGAAGGCGAGCGTCGTCTCGAAGCCCGCGCTCTCCACGGGATGGGCGCCCCCATGGGTACGCCGGACCAGCCCGTGCTCCTCCAGTACGTTCAGATCACGCCTCACGGTCTCCTTGGAGACCCCGAGATCGGCGGCGAGCTTTCCGACGTCCACGGATCCGGTACGTCGTGCCGTCTCCAGAATCACGCGCCTTCGCTCCTCGGCGTCCACGGCGACACCTCCGTTCCACGGCTCCGCAGGGTGCGCCCGCGCCGGCTGATTCCCGGAGGTCCTGCCCGTTTGGGCGTCCGGTGGCTAATTTCTACAGGCGGACCACCCCGCTGGCCAGGCTCTCAGTACAGCGCTTCATGACCGAATGTGCCCGTTCGGTAAAGTCGGAACCCCCTGGACGAGGCGCCGTTGGCACCCCGGACGCGGAAGGCCACTGCCCGCTTGCCCGCGGAGAGTGCCCGTTCGCCGCCCGTATTCCTGGCGGAACGGGCGATGGGTCCCGTGCTGGTACCTGTCACGGCCTTCTTTGAGCAGACGGTTCCAGGCTCCGCAGCGGCAGCCGCGACGGCGGGCCGTCCTCGTGTCGCCCCGTGGTGCCTCCACCATGACCAGCCAGTTTCCTTCAAAGACGGGCTCGGAGATGACCACCCCTTCCATGCCCTGCTGGAGGAGTGACTCCACGGTGTCGGCGATACCCTCCGTGTCGTCGACCGGTGTGTTGGACAGCTGCAGCTGCCTCGCATGGGTTGATCTTTCAGAGTTGTCGCGGTGAATTCTGGTTGCCCGGGGCTGGGCAGGCAGCGATGATCCTCCTCATGCTCGATGCTGCGTCTGCGGGTCCCGCACTACGGCCGTATCCCAAGATCTCTGCAAGGGGAGGGCTTGGCGTGTCCGGAGTCCGGGAGTGGGTCGCGGTGGAAAAAGTGCATGGAGC is from Streptomyces sp. NBC_01314 and encodes:
- a CDS encoding carbohydrate ABC transporter permease, whose product is MTALSAPPKTAPPPSRTRTSTEVSKWRRRFPLLPALVFTIVVTQLPFVATLVISTFRWNILKPGERHFVGLSNFTFVFTDERLRAAVLNTIVLTASVVLISVLLGLGLAMLLDRKFVGRGLARTLLIAPFLVMPVAAALLWKHAIYNPDYGLLNGTLNAVYRFFGADNGPTVDWISFYPMPAVVISLVWQWTPFMMLILLAGLQAQPGDVLEAARVDGASAMATFRHITLPHLRQYLELGILLGTIYVVQTFDAVYTITQGGPGSQTTNLPYEIYLTMFRKFEYGEAAAAGVVVVLGSIVIATFALRTIASLFREEVSR
- a CDS encoding zinc-dependent alcohol dehydrogenase family protein yields the protein MKAAVIEAPGKVTVTTVPDPTPGPREVVVDVAACGLCGTDLHILQGEFAPTLPVVPGHEFAGEVVGLGRDVTELALGDRVAVDPSLYCNECRYCRVGRNNLCDRWQAIGVTRAGGAAEYAVAPVANCVRLPDHVDVQDAALIEPLSCAVRGYDVLNSRLGSHVLIYGSGTMGLMMLELAKRTGASSVDVVDVNPDRLVTAAKLGCSRTALSAEELGRPAGWDVVVDATGNAAAIQDGLERVAKAGTFLQFGVSDYATTATISPYRIYNQEITITGSMAVLHSYERAAELFATGVLDPQVFISHRMPLSEYPQALDQFAAGQGRKIVVLP
- a CDS encoding carbohydrate ABC transporter permease, which produces MTAHAAAAPGAKLRKLLRRRDDQGGAPRLSPTWTFVAWLATLAFFAPVAWMVLTSFHQEADAATNPPTPLAALTLDQYELLFSRDITPFLLNSAMASVISTLLVLALAVPTAYALSIKPVEKWTDVMFFFLSTKFLPAIAALLPVYLIVKDAGMLDNVWTLVILYTAMNLPIAVWMMRSFLAEVPKEILEAAEVDGANLPTMLLRIVAPVAMPGLAATSLICFIFSWNEFMFAVNLTATKASTAPVFLVGFITNEGLFLARLCAAATLVSLPVLIAGFAAQDKLVRGLSLGAVK
- a CDS encoding carbohydrate kinase; the protein is MSPHQITVLGECVADAFTQPADAANELALRVLPGGGPANTAVALARMGTPARFLARLSNDVFGRLFRAHLEASGVDLSNAVAAGEPSTLAVAELDAAGQAAFSFHAQNTADWQWTPGELARVDLSETACLHTGSLALIREPGGAVVEEFPAAAAPQTTISIDPNVRPLLVRPEVYRARLARWCVLADILRLSEDDLELLLTGTPPEQACDTWHAAGVRLVVITLGGDGAMASLDGERLRVPAVTTQVVDTVGAGDSRKGALEGLQKGARNAPPTGRPSGAARPTGSSRSVLRRP
- a CDS encoding DeoR/GlpR family DNA-binding transcription regulator, which encodes MDAEERRRVILETARRTGSVDVGKLAADLGVSKETVRRDLNVLEEHGLVRRTHGGAHPVESAGFETTLAFRTTMHVPEKSRIANAAVELLADAETVFIDEGYTPQLIAAALPRDRPLTVVTSSLPTAGALASAENMTVLLLGGRVRGGTLATVDHWATRMLSGFVIDLAYVGANGISREYGLTTPDPAVSELKAQVMRAARRRVFSGVHTKFGAASFCRFAEVTEFEAIVTDAGLPASEAHRYSLLGPEVIRA
- a CDS encoding sugar ABC transporter substrate-binding protein yields the protein MRTRRMIHVLATATATSALLVACSGAGGSSSSGGDGESINVLMVGNPQMEDIAKLTKSTFTKDTGIKVNFTILPENELRDKVTQDIATQAGQYDVATIGAYEVPIWEKNGWLHELGSYADKDTSFDKADLLKPMVTSLSGSDGKLYALPFYGESSMLMYNKDVMKAKGITVPEHPTWQQIADIAAEVDGAEPGMKGICLRGLAGWGELGASLTTVVNTFGGTWFTKDWKAQVNSPEFKKATTFYVDLVRKHGQAGAAQAGFTECLNAMSQKKVAMWYDATSAAGSLEDAKSSKIAGKVGYAYAPTVETKSSGWLWSWAWAMPKTTKNADAASQFMLWASSKKYENLVGEKLGWSRVPAGKRASTYENPEYQKAAGSFGDITLKSIEAADPANPGVQPRPTVGIQYVAIPEFQDLGTKVTQEISAAIAGKTSVDKALNDGQKLAEDVAENYR